The Lates calcarifer isolate ASB-BC8 linkage group LG11, TLL_Latcal_v3, whole genome shotgun sequence genomic sequence aaaaactaACCAATCCCGATGCATGTGCTGATTCCATCCTGACCTGTCATCACGGTGGCTGTTCGTTCAGCTGAGGAAAGAAAATATGACCGTTTGACTGCACATTCCTTTTAGGGGgtgtgagggtgggggtgaTTTTCCAAACCTCTGATCTCCCCCAGGAAGAAAATACCAAGACAATCAAATTAGGAGATGCCCCAGAAGAGCCACGGTTAGCAGACGTTTCACCCATGATTCAGCTGGGAACCATTTATCTTGCTTCAAATTAATAGATTACACTCCTCTGGCGGGTTTGTATCATATTTCACTGCACAGAAGCAGAGATGCCCAGCTCAGCACCTACTGCACTGTCTACAATGACAACTGCTCTCAGAACTATTCTCCAAATATCTAAACtgatctctgtttctctttataGTACATCTTAAAGGAGAGCAGAATAGTATCTTTAGCAGCACTATATATGAACAAATCTTCCAAATGGTTCTATGCGATGGgaaaagcagctgttttaagTATATAAATGTACTCCTCACTTACTTGCTGTGGTGCTCTACCATAATAAAGGTTCAGGTTGAGGTTCATGGTCATAGTGCTTATTTCTCACCATATTGTACAATGTTGTTGCAGTACACAAGGACAGAACACCTCCTGTAAATAACCTATTTGACTTTAAATGGAAGCCACTCTCAGTGTCACATTCTGactgaggagcagcagagattGGATACACAGAATGAGAAGTGAAGAGGGTCACAGGAAGATAGAGGAGGGTGGGATAATTATATAAAGAAGGATCAGCGATGACTGAGAGTGTGCAGTTtggggaggagagacagagccTGAAACTTGAGAGCCACTGGGCTCACCGTCATTTGTATGCTAAGCACACTGCGCCCAGTTCAGGGACTCTCTCAGTCCTGTTTACACTTGCACTGTTATTTATTCTGCTCTAATTCAAGACCTCACACAGGGCTCTCTGCACAGCCATGACTTCCTCCCCAGTGGTCCCGTagcactgcagcagcacctGGGTTCTCCTTTGCCAAAGATCACCCCGACGCCCAGAGGATGATAAAACACTGCATCCAAACAGGGCGCAAAGTACCGCAACCTCAGACAGCAGAGCACCTCTGTCGACAGGTCACCTCTGTAATGTTGCAGCCAGTCACCAGGCACACATCCTGATCAcagcaaacacatacagacagtacacacatgcacacactcaactGCAGTGATGTACATGTAGGTCTATGCAGATTCACTGCAGGCACAAGTTTTAACCCTCTTGTCACCAACCTATAAGGAACAGACTGAATGTAAAACACCCATTCCTGAGCTAATCTTTTGATGCTTAAGCTCAGTagggtgatgatgatgttatgGCGATGATGCTGATGACTAAGAAATTTACATATACGATGTTACAGCACCAAGACACAGTGTATGGCCTTGCATCAAACaccagagacagaagagagcaCTCAGCctgatgatgaaaaaacacaaaaatcacaagCAGGTCTGCAGCAAATGGATAAACGCCCTCGTTGGAGTCATTCATCAGCTTCTCCCTTACCTGTATCAAAGTGAGAGCTGAAGGCAAAACTGGGGTTGAAAAACGCCGAAGACATGACAATCACATGTAGGGCAAAGACCATCCTCTTCGTAGCGTGGCAGAAGACAGCAAAAGcctaaacacaaaaaaatgtcaacaataaaTTCCCGACTCAGATGTGTTAAAGATTCAAGTAACCTGTGGTAGAGGCTCTAATGCGCAGCATTTTATTCCATCACACCTCACTGAGATCCCCCCCGAAAATCCCGCTCCACCTTCAGCTCCAGCAGATTTGGAGACAGATGTTGACAGGCATTTCCATTTTTACCACATCTGTAGGTTTACTATAATTGACAACAATATCCCGGCTCGCGCCTTCTGCTATTCTGGACAGGTTTTAGTGCACCTACTGGGTCACCCGGTGAAACGCTTACCCGTTATTTACACCGATTTTGTACACTCTCAAATCTTGACCGCTCCAGACATTTGGTAATATCCCATTTGCGTTCCTTTCAGAATAAGGCCGTGTTTGCTCCTTGCCCCGTACTACATGTAACATGCCGATTACAGGCTGAGTGGCTGATTTCGTCTTAAAAAGATGGGTCGGTCAGCGATGCGCATTTGCGTTTCAGATTTGATACTGTAAGACTGCGCGACATTTTGCACCAGTGTCAAGCGAGATTGAGTGCAAAGGTACTTCCGTTTAAagctttcaaagtaaaactcaATTATCTAAAagaaggtgattttttttcttttattttgaagacaaTGTAATATTCCGGGTTTCTCTGGCACACTTGGCCATTTTAGAGGAATTTAGTTGAAACTCaaaatttattttaacttaCCTTGGGACCACAGGCATCACTTCCTTTTCTGACTACCCACCAGGTACGTCCAAGAGGAGGCGAAGGATACAGAGGACCAGCTTTCAAACAGCCGGACAGCAGGCCGGGTGAAAGGGCAAACACATTGTTGTCTGCAATGACTCTGGGGCACTTGGTAGTGGAGAGACTGGAGCTTTGGGCCACGAAGAGTCTGCTGTATCCATTGTGGTCTACGTAAGGCGCGGGTCGTAGACTGCATTCCGCTATGTTGCCCTATCATGCTTATAAAATAGGCTGTAACGGACAAACCGAGCGCCTTTCGCCTTTTCACGTCAACGCTGCAGCTTGTTTTGAGAAGTCGAACAGGAAGAAATGAGGCAGTACTTGTCAGCAATCACCtatagttttacagactaacaactaaatacaataCATAGATATGGCTATAAAATGTAACCTCTTCACTTGACAGACTAGTCCATACGGTAGTTGAGgcattttgtcacctgacggCCACCGTAAAGTCTCTGACGTGGTTTTTGCCGCTAGAATTCgttaaatcctacacactggaCTTTTGAATATCGCCGACAGCGGGAGTCACAACCAGAACTGAGTGAGTAGGTTACTGCAGGGACATGTGGGTCGACAGCTAAGCAGGAAAGTAGCTAATGGTCGGGTACTGGCAGAAGCGGGAAAACTAAACAGACCCAAACTAAACAGGGCGACAAGTGGACAGGTGAAGAATGGCAGGGTAAGTCGTGAGCTGGTAGGAGGAAGGCAGCACAGGCGTCACCATGAGTAAAGGCCCTGACGTACGTAACGTCTCTGCTGAGGATTTGAAAATTGATAGGGTAAAGAAAGTAACAGACTTCAGCACCATGAAAAATGCTAGGTTAACCTCACTGTAGGTAAGAAAGAATAAGTTAATACAGTCCATATTGACACCCTCCTCATTTGACTGTGTGTATATTGAGGCATATGAACTGAAATGCTAGATATACCTTTGTCATTTTCTACGCATGTCATCTGTTTGCTCAAATTTGCAATCAACAGTGATTTACCATatgcacatatttttaaaataatatacagTTTGGATGTTTAAATGTGCATGTTTACTGCTGCAAGTGTTGATTTTGCTGCAACCTAACTGAATCATATTGCCCCTGTGGGTTGAGTTGTATTCATTAAGTATTTATTTTGCTGGGCTGTCAGTTCTGATGATTTGAGCAAACTGACTCCAGCTACACAGAGGTGCCCATATATGATGGACAGCAACAATCTTTATTCAAAGGCAGTGAAAATGAGTGTTGCTTATGCTGCATTGCTACTGTACTTAAAATTCTGCCCTCCTCgcgtctgtctctctgtctcctacCATATTATACCATCTTTCtagtatcacacacacacatacacacacagatggttgCTATTCGCCCTCTGCTGGTTGTCAGCTGTAAAGCAAACAGAGTAACTGCATGAAACCAGAGCAAACGATTATCACATTCTCTCAAGCATCAAACTAAAAATAGACATTTCGATGtctattttattctatattatattttgtaGTGCATTGTCCAATGCACTACTTTACTGTGcctttttaagtttttaaaatgtattttgttgaatttttaaaattcatttaaatgttgatTTGAAGGAACTATCCAAATTACATCAACAGTGTTTAATCTGTCCTTTTCaccagtttatttaaaaaaagattaaacatttatttgtttgactttgtgaaGTATAATCTGCACATCCTGATGACAATGAATAAGAAAATACACACTGTTGTTATTCTGAATGCACACTAGAGAGCAGCACTGGATTGCTATTGGAAAGGCACAAAACGCACTTAAACTAATTGAAGCAGTTAAGAAATGGGACGGacgggacacacacacacacacacacacacaaagaaacaaccCTCTCTCATCTGCAGGATGCACCTGCAGGGCTCCTGTCCTTATTTAGCCTCATGTAAATTAAAAGGTTAAGTGTCAGTTCTCTTGTACTGGGAAATACAAAGAATCATTAAGAACTTGGACAAATCATTTACAAACTATAATTAACcaaagctcctcctcctgtcagtcactctcagtttcagtgttgtattaaaTTGCtcatccagctcctcctctcctcatcctccaaaCCCTCTAATCTGTTAGCAGTAAGCTCACTTTCCAAGTTCCAAGGCCATtctcagcacacactgacaacatgctggGGACCCTCTGCACTCTCATCACTGCTCTAACATGTAAGGAGGCTGACTTACTGCAGCTCTCACCTCATGTTGGattcatcagtctgtgtgtttctcttaaCTCCATGTCATCTTCTTGTTTCCAGGTGTGAGTGGTGTGATGGTGGTGACACAGAAGCCTCCTATTGTGACGGTGACAAAAGGAGAGACAGTCACCATGGACTGTGATGTTTTCACAGATGATGGGTCTCGCTGGTATAAACAGATTCCAGGAGTAGTTCCACAGTTTGTGCTGAGGAATCATTACAGCTATTCCTCTCCAAAATATGGTGCTGGTTTCTCCTCTCCCAAATTCACGTCCAGTCATCTGTCTGGGACAATGTATCGtttgatcatcaacaatgtggAGGAAGGAGACTCAGCAGTCTATTACTGTGAAACATGGAATGACTCTGTGAAGGAGAACATATCACAGTGATTTACACTGTGACCAAAACCTCCCCTCTAAATACTTCCTCTTTTTGAGTCTCTGATACATTCTGGTATGGGAGTTACAGATTTTGTTGCTCAAACTCTCCAAAAATGTGATATGTTATTTCTGTACTGATCTTGAATTTCAGTTGCAGCAACAGCTGTGGTAtgtttttgggaaaaaagagaacTTTATATCTGAATGTTATTAATAGAAGCAAATTTACATAATATGGGTATGCATTCACCATACTagaataattaaatgaaaaaagaataaataatgtctgacaaaa encodes the following:
- the LOC108902673 gene encoding immunoglobulin lambda-1 light chain isoform X33, coding for MLGTLCTLITALTCVSGVMVVTQKPPIVTVTKGETVTMDCDVFTDDGSRWYKQIPGVVPQFVLRNHYSYSSPKYGAGFSSPKFTSSHLSGTMYRLIINNVEEGDSAVYYCETWNDSVKENVFGQGTKLIVTGSSLSPPVLTVFPPSSAELQSNKASLVCLSSQSVPFAEVSWYGDGCPVSSGISTSTAVQQPDHTFQISSYLSIKSSQWLMDKVFTCKVSLGSQSSEKNITMSDCNIK